One Cryobacterium roopkundense genomic region harbors:
- a CDS encoding NTP transferase domain-containing protein — protein sequence MTTQIVILAAGMGSRLGRSLPKPLTELSDGRTIMQQQFDNIDHAFGKAAQVTIVVGYKLEHIIEAFPQASFVYNEEYDQTNTSKSLLRALQASATGGVLWMNGDVVFDPAILDRAAAMMARDQSFVTVNTDKVSDEEVKYTTSAEGYIKELSKTVKNGLGEAVGINYVSSADKAVLMRQLTKVGDQDYFERGIELAIEQNSMLVEPVNISDFYAVEVDFAEDLERANLFV from the coding sequence GTGACTACCCAGATAGTTATTCTCGCGGCCGGAATGGGCAGCCGACTCGGTCGCTCGCTTCCGAAGCCGCTGACCGAACTCAGCGACGGTCGCACGATCATGCAGCAGCAGTTCGACAACATCGATCACGCCTTCGGCAAAGCCGCCCAGGTCACCATCGTCGTCGGCTACAAGCTAGAGCACATCATCGAGGCATTCCCGCAGGCTTCCTTCGTATACAACGAGGAGTACGACCAGACGAACACGTCGAAGAGCCTGCTCCGTGCCCTGCAGGCATCGGCGACCGGTGGCGTGTTGTGGATGAACGGCGACGTCGTTTTCGATCCCGCGATTCTCGACCGTGCCGCCGCCATGATGGCCCGCGACCAGTCGTTCGTGACAGTAAACACCGACAAGGTCTCCGACGAAGAGGTCAAGTACACGACAAGCGCCGAGGGCTACATCAAGGAACTCTCCAAGACCGTGAAGAACGGGCTTGGCGAGGCCGTTGGCATCAACTACGTTTCCAGCGCCGACAAGGCAGTTCTCATGCGCCAACTGACGAAGGTCGGCGACCAGGACTACTTCGAGCGTGGCATCGAGCTCGCGATCGAGCAGAACAGCATGCTCGTAGAGCCGGTCAACATCTCCGACTTTTACGCCGTCGAGGTGGACTTCGCCGAAGACCTCGAGCGTGCCAACCTGTTCGTTTAG
- a CDS encoding ABC transporter ATP-binding protein codes for MPSTANTAPAAAPVISLTDVGIRFRRNRRGRRNFKDLFAARSRRSRPGEFWALQHVSFTVHRGEAIGVVGRNGQGKSTLLKLVTGVVLPDEGVVHVTEGVAPLIEITGGFVDDLSVRDNVYLTAGLHGMTRKQVDARFNEIIEFAEIADFIDTPYKHLSSGMKVRIAFAVISRLEEPIILVDEVLAVGDKAFREKCYRRIEELLAGGRTLFIVSHNERDLRRFCTRALYLDKGTLVLDGPIQDVLVRYNAEYGIKPA; via the coding sequence GTGCCCTCGACAGCCAACACGGCGCCCGCAGCCGCGCCGGTCATCTCGCTGACGGATGTGGGCATCCGCTTCCGCCGTAACCGCCGGGGACGCCGAAACTTCAAGGATCTCTTCGCCGCGCGCAGTCGTCGGAGCCGCCCCGGGGAATTCTGGGCCCTGCAGCACGTGTCGTTCACCGTGCATCGTGGCGAGGCAATCGGCGTCGTCGGACGCAACGGCCAGGGCAAGTCCACACTCCTGAAACTCGTGACGGGTGTCGTACTTCCCGATGAGGGCGTCGTGCACGTCACCGAAGGAGTGGCTCCACTCATCGAGATCACCGGTGGTTTCGTCGACGATCTCAGCGTGCGCGACAACGTGTACCTCACCGCGGGGCTGCACGGCATGACCCGCAAGCAGGTCGATGCCCGCTTCAACGAGATCATCGAATTCGCCGAGATCGCAGATTTCATCGACACGCCCTACAAACATCTCTCCAGCGGGATGAAGGTGCGTATCGCCTTCGCCGTCATCTCACGACTCGAGGAACCCATCATTCTGGTCGATGAGGTGCTCGCCGTGGGCGACAAGGCGTTTCGAGAAAAATGCTATCGGCGCATCGAGGAACTGCTGGCCGGGGGGCGCACACTCTTCATCGTCTCCCACAACGAGCGCGACCTGCGACGCTTCTGCACCCGTGCGCTCTACCTCGACAAGGGCACGCTTGTGCTCGACGGGCCCATTCAGGACGTGCTGGTGCGCTACAACGCCGAGTACGGGATCAAGCCTGCCTGA
- a CDS encoding helix-turn-helix domain-containing protein — MPDVTSEASRLLGLRLRERRLALSLNQEAVALAAGLNVSNYARIDRGHGNPTFHTLIRLATVLQLDLSELLEGFGAGRLPPGRSVGVPQAGLIPYSAL, encoded by the coding sequence ATGCCTGATGTCACTTCCGAAGCCAGCCGACTCTTGGGCCTTCGACTTCGCGAGCGACGCCTCGCCCTGTCCCTCAATCAGGAGGCGGTGGCCCTGGCGGCGGGGCTGAATGTTTCCAACTATGCGCGAATCGATCGCGGCCACGGTAACCCGACATTCCATACCCTGATTCGCCTCGCGACGGTGCTCCAGCTTGACCTCAGCGAACTGCTCGAGGGTTTTGGCGCGGGGCGGCTGCCGCCCGGCCGCTCGGTCGGAGTGCCTCAGGCAGGCTTGATCCCGTACTCGGCGTTGTAG
- a CDS encoding DedA family protein, which produces MHTALIPWLDPTQIINSAGPWALLVVCAIVFAETGLLVGFLLPGDTLLIITGLLAFPAAGVITLDIWWVALAIGFAAFVGGEVGYVIGRKFGPHVFERKESGLFSIRNVERTNAFFVRFGGVAVIVARFVPIVRTFAPVAAGVGRMDYRKYSLYNLIGALLWGTGLTFAGYFLGYIPPVADFVTSYIDLILLGAVVITLIPTVYHYVQSSVRSRRAARTRPPTHGSLVLDPETFTTNHDGRHEA; this is translated from the coding sequence ATTCATACCGCCCTGATTCCCTGGCTCGATCCGACCCAGATCATCAACTCCGCCGGGCCGTGGGCGCTTCTGGTCGTCTGCGCGATCGTGTTCGCCGAGACCGGCCTGCTGGTGGGGTTCCTGCTTCCTGGCGATACGCTGCTCATCATCACGGGCCTGCTGGCGTTTCCCGCCGCCGGAGTGATCACCCTCGACATCTGGTGGGTCGCGCTCGCCATCGGTTTCGCCGCCTTCGTTGGAGGGGAGGTCGGCTACGTAATCGGGCGAAAGTTCGGACCTCATGTGTTTGAACGCAAGGAATCGGGCCTGTTCAGCATCAGGAATGTCGAGCGGACGAATGCCTTCTTTGTGCGGTTCGGCGGCGTCGCCGTGATCGTGGCCCGATTTGTACCGATCGTGCGAACCTTCGCACCGGTCGCCGCCGGCGTAGGCCGCATGGACTACCGGAAGTACTCGCTGTATAACCTGATCGGCGCGCTTCTCTGGGGCACCGGCCTCACCTTCGCGGGTTACTTCCTCGGGTATATTCCGCCCGTGGCCGACTTCGTCACGAGCTACATCGACCTGATTCTGCTCGGTGCCGTCGTGATCACCCTGATTCCCACCGTCTACCACTACGTGCAGTCCAGCGTGAGGTCTCGACGTGCCGCTCGGACCCGCCCGCCCACGCACGGCAGCCTCGTATTGGATCCGGAGACGTTTACGACGAACCACGACGGTCGACACGAGGCGTAG
- a CDS encoding nicotinate phosphoribosyltransferase, translating to MTQSSAFRTDRYELTMVDAAINSGRANLECMFEAFARRLPTGRRYGIVGGTGRLLELIRQFRFGDAELTWLEDNAVVRRPTLDFLADYSFTGSIWGYREGDAYFPGSPLLQVESSFAEGVVLETIILSVLNYDTSVASAAARMVSVSLGRPIAEMGSRRTGEYSAVAAARAAYIAGFASTSSLEAGRTWGIPTMGTAAHSFVLLHNSEEEAFRAQVDAFGADTTLLVDTYDVPRGIALAVAVAGPQLGAIRIDSGDLPTVVAAARAQLDALGAVNTTITVTSDLDEFAIAALSASPVDAFGVGTSVVTGSGEPAAGLVYKLVAHKGPAAEWISVAKTSASKVSIGGRKNAVRRLDEFGTAQEEIVLLGAGPSAEVLAPLTDGGAPATERPLLVPLITDGVFDEGFMGPEGTSRARAHNATAMQELPIEAFRLGRGEAVIPTTYR from the coding sequence GTGACCCAGTCCTCAGCATTCCGCACCGACCGCTACGAGCTCACGATGGTCGACGCCGCCATCAACAGTGGGCGCGCCAATCTGGAATGCATGTTTGAGGCCTTCGCACGACGTCTGCCCACGGGGCGGCGCTATGGAATCGTCGGCGGAACCGGGCGTCTCCTGGAGCTCATTCGGCAATTCCGCTTCGGCGACGCCGAACTCACTTGGCTCGAGGACAATGCCGTCGTGCGTCGTCCCACCCTCGATTTTCTTGCCGACTATTCTTTCACCGGGAGTATCTGGGGTTACCGGGAGGGCGACGCCTATTTTCCAGGCTCGCCCCTCCTGCAGGTCGAGAGCAGCTTCGCCGAAGGTGTCGTGCTGGAGACGATCATTCTCAGCGTGCTGAACTACGACACATCCGTGGCCAGCGCGGCCGCTCGCATGGTATCCGTGAGCCTGGGGCGACCCATCGCCGAAATGGGATCACGCCGAACAGGTGAGTACTCGGCCGTGGCCGCGGCGCGCGCGGCGTACATCGCCGGCTTTGCGTCCACAAGCAGCCTGGAGGCGGGACGAACCTGGGGAATCCCCACGATGGGAACGGCCGCCCACTCCTTCGTGCTGCTCCACAACAGCGAGGAAGAGGCCTTCCGCGCCCAGGTCGACGCCTTCGGAGCCGACACGACCCTGCTCGTGGACACCTACGATGTGCCGCGAGGAATCGCCCTCGCCGTGGCCGTGGCCGGCCCCCAACTCGGTGCGATCCGCATCGACTCGGGAGATCTGCCCACCGTTGTGGCCGCAGCACGCGCCCAACTCGATGCCCTCGGCGCTGTCAACACCACGATTACCGTCACGAGCGACCTGGACGAGTTTGCGATCGCTGCCCTGTCGGCCTCACCGGTCGACGCATTCGGTGTCGGAACATCGGTAGTCACCGGCTCCGGCGAGCCCGCTGCCGGACTCGTCTACAAGCTCGTCGCCCACAAGGGCCCCGCCGCCGAGTGGATCTCCGTCGCGAAGACCTCCGCCTCCAAGGTGTCTATCGGAGGCCGGAAGAACGCCGTGCGACGGCTCGACGAGTTCGGCACGGCACAGGAAGAAATCGTGCTGCTCGGGGCTGGCCCCTCCGCCGAGGTACTCGCCCCACTCACCGATGGTGGGGCGCCGGCTACCGAACGACCGCTTCTGGTTCCGCTGATCACGGACGGTGTCTTCGACGAAGGCTTCATGGGACCGGAGGGTACCTCGCGTGCGCGTGCACACAACGCCACTGCCATGCAGGAACTGCCCATCGAGGCGTTCAGGCTCGGCCGCGGTGAAGCGGTCATCCCGACGACCTATCGGTAG
- a CDS encoding ABC transporter permease produces the protein MSSFARVRPQQRTPFARYWHSLWLLTRRDLRVRYSTSVLGYFWSILDPLVMAGIYWFVFTQVFQRDVGATPYIVFLLSALLPWMWFNGAISDCTRAFLREAKLIRSTRIPRTIWVNRLVLSKGIEFLASIPVLVLFAIVYGAELNADALFFPLAILLQASLTAGVGLLIAPLVVFFRDLERAVKLILRFLFYASPIIYSTADLPANLHFWAAFNPLSGIFSLYRSAFFPEQLDWFAVSMSAILSLAFLAVGLFVFSRTERAVLKEI, from the coding sequence GTGAGTAGTTTCGCCCGAGTGCGTCCGCAACAGCGCACCCCGTTTGCGCGTTATTGGCATTCCCTGTGGCTGTTGACCCGGCGTGACCTGCGCGTTCGATATTCAACGTCCGTTCTTGGATACTTCTGGTCCATCCTGGACCCGCTGGTAATGGCCGGAATTTACTGGTTCGTCTTCACCCAGGTGTTTCAGCGAGACGTCGGCGCAACGCCCTATATCGTCTTCCTGCTCTCCGCCCTCCTGCCGTGGATGTGGTTCAACGGAGCCATCTCAGACTGCACACGCGCCTTTCTGCGCGAGGCCAAGCTCATCCGCTCGACACGGATACCCCGCACGATCTGGGTCAATCGCCTCGTGTTGTCCAAGGGCATCGAGTTCCTCGCGTCGATACCCGTCCTGGTGCTGTTCGCGATCGTCTACGGCGCGGAACTCAATGCCGACGCGCTGTTCTTTCCCCTGGCCATCCTGCTGCAGGCCTCACTCACGGCGGGTGTCGGGCTGCTGATTGCTCCGCTCGTGGTGTTCTTCCGTGATCTGGAACGGGCCGTCAAGCTCATCCTGCGGTTTCTCTTCTACGCGTCGCCGATCATCTACAGCACCGCGGACCTGCCGGCCAACCTGCATTTCTGGGCGGCCTTCAATCCCCTCAGCGGAATCTTCAGCCTGTACCGGTCCGCGTTCTTCCCCGAGCAGCTGGACTGGTTCGCGGTGTCGATGAGCGCGATCCTGTCCCTGGCCTTCCTCGCCGTTGGGCTGTTCGTCTTCTCGCGCACCGAGCGCGCCGTGCTGAAGGAGATCTAG
- a CDS encoding ABC transporter ATP-binding protein, producing MLSAVGLSKRFGQNIAVSGIDLEVRAGSFYGIVGPNGAGKTTTLSMITGLLRPDGGSVAVNGLDVWRKPREAKRVIGVLPDRLRLFDRLTGAQLLYYSGILRGLDNDTVRKRSQDLVSAFGLDDALNRLVADYSAGMTKKIALACAMIHSPRLLVLDEPFESVDPVSAVTVTEILQKYVAAGGTVVLSSHGMDMIQRVCDSVAIIVHGAVLASGTIDEVRGEKTLEDRFVELAGGHKVAEGMEWLHSFSD from the coding sequence GTGCTTTCCGCGGTGGGGCTCTCCAAACGCTTCGGCCAGAACATTGCCGTGTCAGGGATCGACCTTGAGGTTCGCGCCGGTTCTTTTTATGGCATCGTCGGACCGAACGGAGCGGGGAAGACCACAACGCTGTCCATGATCACCGGGCTGTTGCGTCCCGACGGTGGATCTGTTGCAGTCAATGGCCTCGACGTCTGGCGCAAGCCGCGCGAAGCCAAACGCGTCATCGGCGTTCTTCCTGATCGACTTCGCCTCTTCGACCGGCTGACCGGCGCGCAGCTGCTCTACTACTCCGGAATTCTTCGTGGACTCGACAACGACACCGTGCGCAAGAGGTCCCAAGACCTGGTGAGCGCGTTCGGTCTCGACGATGCCCTGAACCGGCTGGTCGCCGATTACTCGGCGGGGATGACGAAGAAGATCGCGCTGGCGTGCGCCATGATCCATTCGCCGCGGTTGCTTGTGCTCGATGAGCCCTTTGAATCTGTTGATCCTGTCTCGGCCGTCACCGTGACCGAAATTCTCCAGAAATACGTGGCAGCCGGGGGAACAGTCGTGCTGTCGAGCCACGGTATGGACATGATCCAACGCGTGTGTGACAGCGTTGCGATTATCGTTCACGGTGCGGTTCTGGCCTCCGGCACAATTGACGAGGTCAGGGGCGAGAAGACCCTGGAAGATCGGTTTGTCGAGTTGGCGGGCGGACACAAGGTTGCGGAGGGGATGGAGTGGTTGCACAGTTTCTCGGACTAA
- a CDS encoding DUF3039 domain-containing protein has translation MNDIFRASIAEPGQPGGGISTLDRELEELLNQEQIEPGDHERFSHYVPKDKILESAITGKPVKALCGKKWLPGRDPEKFPVCPTCKGIYDKMKDQ, from the coding sequence ATGAATGACATCTTCCGCGCGAGCATCGCAGAGCCCGGCCAGCCCGGCGGTGGCATCTCCACTCTCGATCGCGAGTTGGAGGAACTGCTCAATCAGGAGCAGATCGAGCCCGGCGACCACGAGCGGTTCTCTCACTACGTACCCAAAGACAAGATCCTCGAGTCGGCCATCACCGGCAAGCCGGTCAAAGCCCTCTGCGGCAAGAAGTGGCTTCCGGGCCGCGACCCGGAGAAATTCCCGGTGTGCCCGACCTGCAAGGGCATCTACGACAAGATGAAAGACCAGTAG
- a CDS encoding LysR family transcriptional regulator: MTHPTGSLSAPPPNSDDLLVLLAVARTGRFTLAAESLGLNHTTVSRRITALEKALDGRVLSKTVGGWELTDLGSRAVEAAENVESAVALLRGPPGAAPQLSGVVRLSATDGFSAYIAAPAIAALQRSNPMLRVEIVTVTRRALQHRSGLDIEVVVGEPQVHRAEAFRLGYYMLGMYASRGYLAEHGMPRDMIELCTHPLVYFVDSMLQVDDLDAPRRLVPEMRDSISSTNVFVHVEATRAGAGIGFLPCFMADRHADLVRLLPSEFKEQLPYWMVLRPDSLRQPAVAAVVAALRAQTAAYGHALMGQPAA; this comes from the coding sequence ATGACACATCCGACCGGCTCGCTCTCCGCTCCACCGCCGAACTCCGACGACCTGCTGGTGCTGCTCGCCGTGGCGCGCACGGGTCGATTCACGCTTGCTGCGGAGAGCCTCGGCCTCAACCACACGACGGTCTCTCGCCGCATCACCGCGCTGGAGAAGGCCCTCGACGGCCGGGTGCTGTCCAAGACAGTCGGGGGGTGGGAACTCACCGACCTCGGGAGTCGGGCGGTGGAAGCGGCCGAAAACGTGGAGTCCGCCGTCGCCCTGTTGCGTGGCCCTCCCGGGGCCGCACCCCAGCTCTCCGGCGTGGTGCGGCTCTCGGCCACAGACGGGTTCAGCGCGTATATAGCCGCGCCCGCCATAGCCGCCTTGCAACGCTCCAACCCGATGTTGCGGGTGGAGATCGTTACGGTGACCCGTCGCGCACTGCAACACCGCTCGGGCCTCGACATCGAGGTTGTCGTCGGCGAGCCGCAGGTGCACCGGGCTGAGGCCTTCCGGCTCGGCTATTACATGCTCGGAATGTACGCGTCGCGGGGCTATCTGGCCGAGCACGGCATGCCACGGGACATGATTGAGCTGTGCACGCATCCGCTCGTGTATTTCGTCGATTCCATGCTGCAGGTCGACGATCTCGATGCCCCCCGCCGGCTGGTGCCCGAAATGCGGGATTCCATCAGCTCGACGAATGTGTTCGTGCACGTCGAAGCGACAAGGGCGGGTGCCGGTATCGGCTTTCTGCCGTGTTTCATGGCGGATCGCCACGCCGACCTGGTGCGACTACTCCCCAGCGAGTTCAAGGAGCAGCTCCCCTATTGGATGGTGCTTCGACCCGACTCGCTGCGCCAACCCGCCGTTGCGGCGGTCGTGGCCGCCCTGCGAGCACAGACTGCGGCATACGGACACGCGCTCATGGGCCAACCCGCGGCATAA
- the murI gene encoding glutamate racemase, producing the protein MTDAPIGIFDSGVGGLTVARAIKDQLPNESLLYIGDTAHSPYGPKKIADVRGFALDVLDDLVAQEVKLIVIACNTASAAMLRDARERYTVPVIEVIQPAVRRAVATTRNHRVGVIGTSGTVNSRAYNDAFAAATHIRLFSQACPRFVEFVEAGVTSGAEVLEVAAEYLAPLREADIDTLVLGCTHYPFLRGAISYVMGDSVTLVSSDTETANDVYRVLVSQGLERHSRTAPTYRYEATGASAEDFLHLAHRLLGPEISRVNLIETGSLSLSDLNEFAALQHTSIPKEHP; encoded by the coding sequence GTGACTGACGCACCGATTGGAATCTTTGACTCCGGAGTGGGTGGCCTCACGGTCGCCCGCGCGATCAAGGACCAGTTGCCCAACGAATCCCTGCTCTATATCGGCGATACCGCCCACTCTCCCTACGGGCCAAAGAAGATCGCGGACGTGCGCGGATTCGCCTTGGACGTCCTCGACGACCTTGTCGCACAAGAGGTCAAGCTGATCGTGATCGCGTGCAACACCGCGTCGGCAGCCATGTTGCGGGATGCGCGAGAGCGCTACACCGTGCCCGTCATCGAGGTCATCCAGCCAGCCGTCCGACGTGCCGTGGCCACGACACGCAACCATCGCGTCGGGGTGATCGGAACATCCGGCACCGTCAACTCGCGCGCCTACAACGACGCATTCGCCGCGGCGACGCACATCAGGCTGTTCAGTCAGGCCTGTCCCCGGTTCGTGGAGTTCGTGGAGGCCGGTGTGACGTCTGGTGCGGAAGTCCTGGAGGTGGCCGCGGAGTACTTGGCGCCACTGCGCGAGGCGGACATTGACACCCTTGTGCTCGGTTGCACGCACTATCCATTCCTTCGAGGGGCAATTTCCTACGTCATGGGCGATTCGGTGACCCTGGTATCGAGCGACACCGAAACCGCGAACGACGTCTATCGTGTGCTCGTCAGCCAGGGCCTGGAGCGGCACAGCCGCACGGCGCCGACCTATCGCTATGAGGCCACCGGCGCGAGTGCCGAAGACTTCCTGCACCTCGCCCACCGATTGCTCGGCCCTGAGATTTCCAGGGTCAACCTGATCGAGACGGGTTCCCTCAGCCTCAGCGACCTCAACGAGTTCGCCGCACTCCAGCACACATCCATCCCCAAGGAGCACCCGTGA
- a CDS encoding cation diffusion facilitator family transporter, which yields MGHDHAHDAGSNRTRLTLAIGIIGLVLIVEAIGAMVTGSLALLADAGHMLSDLVGLLVALAATIVAARPATDRQTFGYQRAEVFGALINGLILVAIGVFVVVGAVSRLIHPVATEVLAGPMLVVALIGLVANVAALLLLRPAAGGSINMRGAYLEVLGDTLGSIAVIVAATVILLTGYAPADAIASLVIAAMIMPRAFFLLRDVVRVFSESAPADTDVAEIRRHLTETAGVVAVHDVHVWAITSGAHVFTAHIVVEPAVLVNGGAAALLHELSDCLAQHFDVEHSTFQLEPAEHAEHGHEHLHP from the coding sequence ATGGGTCACGATCACGCTCACGACGCGGGCTCGAACCGCACCCGATTGACCCTGGCCATCGGAATCATCGGGCTGGTCTTGATCGTGGAGGCCATCGGTGCCATGGTCACGGGTTCCCTGGCCCTGCTGGCAGACGCCGGTCACATGCTCTCCGATCTCGTCGGCCTCCTGGTGGCGCTGGCCGCAACCATCGTGGCGGCACGGCCGGCCACGGACCGACAAACTTTCGGGTATCAGAGGGCCGAGGTTTTCGGTGCGCTGATCAACGGCCTCATTCTGGTTGCTATCGGTGTGTTCGTCGTGGTGGGGGCCGTGTCCCGGCTGATCCATCCCGTTGCCACCGAGGTTCTGGCGGGCCCGATGCTCGTGGTCGCGCTGATCGGCCTCGTGGCCAATGTGGCTGCCTTGCTACTGCTGCGCCCCGCGGCCGGTGGTTCGATCAACATGCGCGGGGCCTATCTCGAGGTTCTCGGCGACACTCTCGGTTCGATCGCCGTCATCGTCGCCGCGACAGTCATCCTGCTCACCGGATATGCGCCAGCGGATGCGATTGCGTCGCTTGTCATCGCTGCCATGATCATGCCGCGAGCCTTCTTTCTCCTGCGCGATGTCGTGCGGGTCTTCAGCGAGTCGGCTCCGGCCGACACTGACGTGGCCGAGATTCGACGACACCTCACGGAAACCGCCGGCGTTGTCGCCGTGCATGACGTGCACGTCTGGGCGATCACGAGTGGGGCACACGTTTTCACGGCCCATATCGTCGTGGAACCGGCGGTGCTCGTCAACGGGGGAGCCGCCGCGCTGCTCCACGAGTTGTCGGACTGCCTTGCGCAGCACTTTGATGTGGAGCATTCAACGTTTCAGCTCGAACCGGCCGAGCACGCCGAGCACGGTCACGAACACCTGCACCCCTGA
- the rdgB gene encoding RdgB/HAM1 family non-canonical purine NTP pyrophosphatase, producing MQIVLATHNQHKVDELRRILAPQLVGVEVLAYDGPEPVENGATFTENALIKARAAAAHTGLPAIADDSGICVDVLGGSPGIFSARWAGPSKDAEENLRLLLWQVSDIADDHRGAHFTCAAALVLPDGTERTVVGEWPGQLLHEPNGANGFGYDPIFLPDGYAISAAELSAHVKNQVSHRAIAFESLLPLVREVLGAP from the coding sequence GTGCAAATCGTTCTGGCGACCCACAACCAGCACAAGGTCGATGAGCTGCGGCGTATTCTCGCCCCGCAGCTGGTCGGGGTGGAGGTTCTCGCATACGACGGGCCGGAACCCGTCGAAAACGGCGCGACCTTCACGGAAAATGCCCTGATCAAGGCGCGCGCGGCCGCCGCCCACACTGGGCTGCCTGCCATCGCCGACGATTCCGGTATCTGCGTCGATGTGCTCGGAGGTTCCCCGGGAATCTTCTCCGCTCGCTGGGCCGGGCCGAGCAAGGATGCCGAGGAGAATCTTCGGCTGCTGCTCTGGCAGGTCAGTGACATCGCGGACGACCACCGGGGCGCGCACTTCACCTGCGCCGCGGCCCTGGTGCTTCCGGATGGAACGGAGCGAACGGTGGTGGGCGAATGGCCAGGACAGCTGCTGCACGAGCCTAATGGTGCCAACGGCTTCGGCTATGACCCGATCTTCCTACCCGACGGCTACGCCATTTCAGCGGCCGAGCTCTCTGCCCACGTGAAGAATCAGGTTAGTCACCGCGCCATCGCTTTTGAATCCCTGCTGCCCCTGGTTCGCGAGGTTCTAGGCGCTCCCTAG
- the rph gene encoding ribonuclease PH, whose product MTDTLRIDGRTNDELRPITIERGWSEQAEGSALISYGRTRVLCTASFTNGVPRWMAGKGKGWVTAEYSMLPRSTNSRMDRESVKGKVGGRTHEISRLVGRSLRAVVDMKALGENTIVLDCDVLQADGGTRTAAITGAYVALADALAWGRDKKFIAQKAQPLTDSVSAVSVGIIGGVPMLDLAYTEDVRADTDMNVVVTGRGKFVEVQGTAEAAPFDRSELDTLLDLALAGAITLTEFQNAALEA is encoded by the coding sequence GTGACCGACACTTTGCGCATCGACGGACGTACCAACGACGAACTGCGACCCATCACGATCGAACGGGGTTGGAGTGAGCAGGCCGAGGGCTCGGCCCTGATCTCCTATGGGCGCACCCGGGTGCTCTGCACTGCGTCGTTCACGAACGGTGTACCGCGCTGGATGGCGGGTAAGGGCAAGGGGTGGGTGACCGCAGAGTACTCGATGCTTCCCCGGTCCACGAACTCCCGGATGGACCGCGAATCGGTCAAGGGCAAGGTGGGCGGACGAACACACGAGATCAGCCGCCTGGTGGGTCGCAGCCTACGGGCCGTCGTCGATATGAAGGCACTCGGTGAGAATACGATAGTTCTCGACTGCGATGTGTTGCAAGCGGATGGTGGCACGCGCACGGCCGCCATCACCGGAGCCTACGTCGCGCTTGCGGACGCCCTTGCGTGGGGTCGTGACAAGAAATTCATCGCGCAGAAGGCTCAGCCGCTCACCGACAGCGTGTCGGCGGTCTCTGTCGGAATCATCGGGGGCGTGCCTATGCTCGACCTGGCATATACCGAGGACGTCCGGGCCGACACCGACATGAATGTTGTCGTCACCGGACGTGGAAAATTCGTCGAGGTACAGGGGACGGCGGAGGCCGCGCCCTTCGATCGAAGCGAACTGGACACCCTGCTCGATCTTGCCTTGGCTGGCGCGATAACCCTGACGGAATTCCAGAACGCTGCATTGGAGGCCTGA